The following are encoded together in the Bombus pascuorum chromosome 10, iyBomPasc1.1, whole genome shotgun sequence genome:
- the LOC132911440 gene encoding odorant receptor Or1-like: protein MHRLPLSFALLTYCGYWRPTKWPHTSLKYHLYNVYSVFMILLLYFFAFCSCVDSFTSKNLETMTDKFSLCVSVVGVCLKVANLFVRRGKIINVMNMLLNENYIARDDQEERIQRKNDDYARKLTIYCEILNESAVFFATVGQYKNLISTRELPVSDWMPYDLSSQKLYMTSLVYQTVGLLICANTSVANETLIAGLMIQISTQFEIFCHRARNVSFSLTTARRNTMSNEEFKIRCNKIIGNLIRHHHELYEFAETVNSVFQYMIFLQFCISSIVLCLSVYQFSTVDPFSMNFVWSGFYLCSMLMQVYLYCWFGNEVTLKSNKVRDAIYDMDWTILPTDVMKNLLLIIIRTDRPVKMTSGHVVVLSSQSFVSIIKMTYSSYNLLSNSTSK from the exons atgCACAGACTTCCTCTGTCTTTTGCTTTGCTCACTTACTGCGGCTACTGGAGACCGACTAAATGGCCACACACTTCGCTCAAGTATCATCTGTACAACGTTTACTCTGTGTTCATGATTTTGCTACTATACTTCTTCGCGTTCTGCTCTTGCGTGGATTCGTTTACTAGCAAAAACCTGGAGACTATGACCGACAAATTTTCTCTCTGCGTCTCTGTGGTAGGAGTCTGCCTCAAAGTAGCCAATCTCTTTGTCCGGCgaggaaaaattataaatgtgaTGAATATGTTGTTGAACGAGAATTATATTGCGAGAGACGATCAGGAAGAACGCATCCAACGGAAGAACGATGATTATGCCag AAAACTAACGATATACTGCGAGATCCTGAACGAATCGGCAGTGTTCTTTGCGACCGTGGGCCAATATAAAAATCTCATAAGTACGAGAGAGTTACCAGTGTCCGATTGGATGCCGTACGATTTATCCTCGCAGAAACTGTACATGACATCTTTAGTGTATCAAACAGTTGGCTTGTTGATCTGTGCAAATACCAGCGTAGCCAACGAAACACTGATCGCAGGGTTGATGATACAAATCAGCACGCAATTTGAGATATTTTGTCATCGAGCTAGAAATGTATCATTCTCATTGACGACAGCAAGAAGGAACACCATGTCTAACGAAGAATTCAAGATAAGatgcaataaaattattggGAACTTAATTAGACATCACCACGAACTTTACGA ATTTGCCGAAACAGTGAACAGTGTGTTTCAGTACATgattttcttacaattttgcATAAGTTCGATAGTACTATGTCTCAGTGTCTATCAGTTTTCCACGGTAGATCCGTTCAGTATGAACTTCGTCTGGAGCGGCTTCTATTTGTGCTCTATGCTTATGCAGGTGTATTTATACTGTTGGTTTGGGAACGAGGTGACGTTGAAG AGCAACAAAGTTCGCGATGCTATTTATGATATGGACTGGACCATACTACCTACTGACGTAATGAAGAATTTATTGCTAATCATAATTAGAACTGATAGACCTGTTAAAATGACAAGTGGTCACGTTGTTGTTTTATCTTCGCAATCTTTCGTGTCA ATCATAAAGATGACTTACTCTTCGTACAATCTTCTGTCAAATTCTACGAGCAAATAA
- the LOC132911438 gene encoding odorant receptor 94b-like has protein sequence MHILRWTFLLFTLCGCYPPLSWKRPVQKFLYEIYTIFSFLVLNSFLLFQILDMICNVENTDDFSDNFSVTVVVFVTCLKLFTILIYRANFLLLCNTLQKEPFLPMNEEEFEILLKFEKITDWNTLGYMILLVISDFFILVVSLLANFKNRKLAFRTWIPYDYSSLSTYLLTFLYQSLFTAICTFGCVASDSLYSGLLIHINCQFEILEHRLKNIESNQNYSVRLCVRHHDHIYKFGEMVNEEFKMIMLFQFCTSLSTICFNFYRITQIEMDSRFVGTLLYMACSLMQIFYYCWFSNEVKLKSLELSDMIFRTDWTSLNNNVKRAFLMLMRRAMRPIEFTSIYVISVNLESFMTLLKTSYSAFNFFQQTRES, from the exons ATGCATATACTGCGGTGGACATTCTTGTTGTTCACATTGTGCGGCTGTTATCCGCCTCTTTCGTGGAAGAGACCTGTGCAAAAATTTCtgtatgaaatttatacaatattctcATTCCTGGTTCTCAATAGTTTCTTGCTTTTTCAAATATTGGATATGATATGCAACGTAGAAAACACAGATGATTTCAGCGATAATTTCTCCGTGACAGTGGTGGTGTTTGTCACGTGCCTCAAGCTTTTCACTATACTGATATATCGAGCAAACTTCCTACTTTTGTGCAATACGTTGCAAAAGGAGCCATTTTTACCAATGAACGAAGAAGAGTTCGAAATTCTGTTGAAATTCGAGAAAATTACCGA TTGGAACACACTTGGTTACATGATCCTGCTCGTGATTTCTGATTTCTTTATACTCGTAGTGTCGCTTCTTGCAAATTTCAAGAACAGAAAACTAGCGTTTCGAACATGGATACCATACGATTACTCGTCGTTATCTACATACCTGCTTACTTTCCTTTATCAGTCGTTATTCACGGCGATATGCACTTTTGGATGCGTCGCCAGCGACTCTCTGTACAGTGGCCTGTTGATACATATTAATTGCCAATTCGAAATACTAGAGCATCGTCTGAAGAACATCGAATCGAACCAGAATTATTCAGTGAGGCTGTGTGTTCGTCATCACGATCATATATACAA ATTTGGCGAAATGGTAAACGAGGAATTTAAAATGATCATGCTTTTTCAATTCTGTACAAGCCTGTCTACGATCtgttttaatttctatcgaaTAACACAAATCGAAATGGATTCGAGATTCGTAGGAACGCTTCTTTACATGGCCTGCTCGTTGAtgcagatattttattattgctgGTTCAGCAATGAAGTCAAACTCAAG AGTTTGGAACTTTCTGATATGATCTTCAGAACCGACTGGACATCGTTAAATAACAACGTTAAGAGAGCTTTTTTGATGTTAATGAGGCGTGCTATGAGACCGATCGAATTTACCAGCATTTACGTCATCTCCGTCAATCTTGAGTCCTTCATGACA CTACTGAAGACTTCTTACTCCGCGTTCAATTTTTTCCAACAGACCCGGGAATCATGA